The proteins below come from a single Halomonas binhaiensis genomic window:
- a CDS encoding response regulator yields MRLLVVEDDSLISRSLTQALTSLGNTVETFSTYRTAKEAIHQGAFDLLLLDLGLPDGDGLGLLEEMRERGDSTPVLILTARDNLDDRVRGLDLGADDYLAKPFQLAELEARVRALLRRSQQRTENLLRLGPLMFDPATGAASLDGCALSLPHRERLLVESLLLHAGNIVPRETLESRLFGFGEVGSNALEVYVSRVRKRLKGSGLRIRTFRGLGYRLEEEQG; encoded by the coding sequence ATGCGCCTTCTCGTTGTCGAAGACGATTCATTGATTTCGCGTTCCCTGACTCAGGCTCTCACGTCCCTTGGCAATACCGTCGAGACCTTTTCGACCTATCGCACGGCAAAGGAGGCCATACACCAGGGAGCATTCGACTTGCTGCTGCTGGATCTGGGCCTGCCGGATGGTGATGGACTGGGGTTGCTGGAAGAGATGCGTGAGCGAGGAGATTCCACGCCGGTACTGATTCTGACGGCCAGGGATAACCTGGATGATCGTGTACGCGGGCTGGATCTTGGTGCCGATGATTATCTGGCCAAGCCGTTCCAGTTGGCGGAACTGGAAGCCAGGGTCCGCGCATTGCTGCGCCGAAGCCAGCAGCGAACCGAGAACCTGTTGAGGCTTGGACCGCTGATGTTCGACCCGGCAACAGGGGCAGCAAGCCTTGACGGTTGTGCCCTGTCATTGCCTCACCGCGAGCGCCTGCTGGTGGAGAGCCTGCTGCTGCATGCCGGCAACATCGTGCCTCGGGAGACACTGGAAAGCCGCCTGTTCGGTTTTGGCGAAGTTGGCTCCAATGCACTGGAAGTCTACGTCAGCCGAGTACGTAAGCGGCTCAAGGGAAGTGGTTTGCGCATCCGCACCTTTCGTGGCCTGGGATATCGTCTCGAGGAAGAGCAGGGGTGA
- a CDS encoding Bug family tripartite tricarboxylate transporter substrate binding protein produces the protein MKITTSFPLRRSLPLLACTALGTVLLGGAGVAQAAEKTECIAPAKPGGGYDLTCRLAANGLLDAKLIDAPMLVTYMPGGIGAVAYNHVNGVRKDDGNMIVAASTGAAVNLALGKFGQYDASEVRWLGALGVDYGAIVVKADAPWQNLEELMTALKENPSQVAFGAGGSIGSQDWMKAALTAQAADIDPKRLRYVAFEGGGEALAALLGNHIQVFTGDLSELKSQLESGDIRVLAALSEERMDGPYADIPTAAEQGYDVEWPIWRGYYTGPEVSDEDYQAWVDRIQKLAEDPGFAKLREDRGLFPMDMVGDEFDAYVKQQVADFKELAQQVGLTQ, from the coding sequence ATGAAGATTACCACATCGTTCCCATTGCGCCGTTCCCTCCCATTACTGGCCTGCACAGCGCTTGGTACCGTTCTGCTCGGTGGCGCAGGAGTCGCTCAGGCTGCCGAAAAGACCGAGTGCATTGCACCAGCAAAACCTGGCGGTGGCTATGACCTGACCTGCCGCCTGGCCGCCAATGGCCTGCTCGATGCCAAGCTGATCGATGCCCCCATGCTGGTCACCTACATGCCCGGCGGTATCGGTGCCGTGGCCTACAACCATGTCAACGGCGTGCGCAAGGATGACGGCAATATGATTGTCGCGGCCAGCACGGGCGCAGCCGTCAACCTCGCGCTGGGCAAGTTCGGCCAGTACGATGCCAGTGAAGTGCGCTGGCTGGGGGCGCTGGGTGTTGATTATGGTGCCATCGTGGTCAAGGCCGACGCTCCCTGGCAGAACCTCGAAGAGCTGATGACAGCACTCAAGGAAAATCCTTCCCAGGTCGCTTTCGGGGCTGGCGGCAGCATCGGTAGCCAGGATTGGATGAAGGCGGCACTTACCGCCCAGGCTGCGGATATCGATCCCAAACGCCTGCGTTATGTCGCCTTCGAAGGGGGCGGTGAAGCTCTGGCAGCGCTGCTGGGCAATCATATCCAAGTGTTTACCGGCGACCTGTCCGAGCTCAAGTCTCAGCTCGAGAGCGGCGACATCCGTGTCCTGGCGGCGCTATCTGAAGAGCGCATGGATGGGCCCTACGCTGATATTCCTACTGCTGCAGAACAAGGCTATGACGTGGAGTGGCCGATCTGGCGCGGCTACTACACGGGCCCAGAAGTCAGCGATGAAGACTATCAGGCCTGGGTGGATCGCATCCAGAAACTGGCCGAAGATCCCGGCTTCGCCAAGCTGCGTGAAGACCGTGGCCTGTTCCCCATGGATATGGTCGGTGATGAGTTCGACGCTTACGTCAAGCAGCAAGTCGCTGACTTCAAGGAGCTGGCGCAACAGGTGGGGCTGACCCAATGA
- a CDS encoding tripartite tricarboxylate transporter TctB family protein, whose translation MSNSTSQAADRCLGIALIVLAAFCAAHALSLHVPFSYDPVGPKAFPLGLSILLGLLSLVLIFRPGLNGHWPDGRLALKLCAVLALLLAYALLFPRLGYAASSCIVITLLARLFSASWRQAIITGVLMALGSYWLFTQGLDITLPSGTWLS comes from the coding sequence ATGAGCAACTCCACCAGCCAGGCAGCGGACCGCTGCCTGGGCATTGCCTTGATCGTCCTGGCGGCATTCTGTGCCGCCCATGCCTTATCCCTCCATGTGCCCTTCAGCTATGACCCGGTTGGCCCCAAGGCTTTCCCTCTGGGGCTATCGATCCTGCTGGGCCTGTTGTCCCTGGTGCTGATCTTTCGCCCAGGCCTCAACGGCCATTGGCCGGATGGCCGCCTGGCACTGAAGCTCTGCGCAGTACTCGCTCTGCTGCTGGCCTATGCCCTGCTGTTCCCGCGCCTGGGGTACGCCGCCAGCTCGTGCATTGTCATCACGCTGCTGGCACGCCTGTTCTCTGCCTCATGGCGGCAGGCCATCATCACCGGTGTTCTCATGGCCCTGGGCAGCTACTGGCTGTTCACTCAGGGGCTGGACATCACCCTGCCTAGTGGCACCTGGCTGAGTTAG
- a CDS encoding tripartite tricarboxylate transporter permease has protein sequence MFDFLIEGFSVALTPLNLGLAFLGALLGTLFGALPGIGPINGIAILMPLAYTLGLPAESALILLAGIYTGAEYGGRMSSILLNVPGDAGAVMTTLDGHPLAKKGLAGPALGLSAVSSFVGATIAILGLTLFAPLLAQVAVMFGPAEFFALMVFAFSSMAVMMGKDPIKTAIGAVLGVMIAMIGVDSATGVMRYTFGMPELFDGVDFVVMIIGLFAISEILLMLEHASRPDDDGKLPPLGRVFVSTKELLLCKGTMLRSGLLGFIIGVLPGTGASVAGAVSYTTEKRLNDKHGTFGKGDMRGLAAPEAANNASAAGSFVPMLTLGIPGSGTTAVLLGALMLYNITPGPTMFSDNPEVAGGLIASLYIGNLVLLALNLPLAGVFARVLTIPRWVLVPAIAVLSFVGVYQLHSDLAAIYLMLIIGIVGYLLRKLGFSLAPIILGYVLGGLMEDNLRRALAISGGDTSILWQSGISLFLWIAATALLVLPWLLPKLMAGRKAGNA, from the coding sequence ATGTTCGACTTTCTGATCGAAGGCTTTTCTGTCGCCCTGACACCACTCAATCTGGGGCTCGCCTTCCTTGGTGCCTTGCTTGGCACCCTGTTCGGGGCCCTGCCAGGCATCGGCCCGATCAATGGCATTGCCATCTTGATGCCGCTGGCCTACACGCTGGGCCTGCCGGCTGAATCAGCCCTGATCCTGCTCGCGGGCATCTATACCGGCGCCGAGTACGGTGGCCGCATGTCCAGCATTCTGCTCAATGTGCCTGGTGATGCCGGTGCGGTAATGACGACACTGGACGGCCATCCGCTGGCCAAGAAAGGTCTGGCGGGACCTGCACTCGGGCTTTCTGCGGTCAGTTCCTTCGTTGGCGCGACCATCGCCATTCTCGGCCTGACCCTGTTCGCCCCCCTGCTGGCCCAGGTGGCAGTGATGTTTGGCCCCGCCGAGTTCTTCGCCTTGATGGTATTCGCGTTTTCCTCCATGGCCGTGATGATGGGCAAGGACCCGATCAAGACCGCCATTGGTGCCGTGCTTGGCGTGATGATTGCCATGATCGGCGTCGACTCCGCCACCGGTGTCATGCGCTACACCTTTGGCATGCCCGAGCTGTTCGACGGTGTCGACTTCGTTGTCATGATCATTGGCCTGTTTGCTATCAGTGAAATCCTGTTGATGCTGGAACACGCCAGTCGCCCGGATGATGACGGTAAACTGCCTCCCCTGGGGCGTGTGTTCGTGTCCACCAAGGAACTGCTGCTGTGCAAGGGCACCATGCTGCGTTCAGGCCTGCTGGGCTTCATCATCGGCGTGCTGCCCGGGACAGGTGCTTCGGTGGCCGGTGCGGTATCCTATACCACGGAAAAACGGCTGAACGACAAGCACGGCACCTTTGGCAAGGGCGACATGCGCGGCCTGGCCGCTCCCGAAGCCGCCAACAATGCTTCTGCTGCGGGCTCCTTTGTGCCCATGCTGACGCTGGGTATCCCTGGATCTGGCACCACGGCAGTACTGTTGGGCGCGTTGATGCTCTATAACATCACTCCTGGCCCGACCATGTTCAGCGATAACCCGGAAGTTGCCGGAGGCCTGATTGCCTCACTGTATATTGGCAACCTGGTGCTGCTGGCACTCAACCTGCCACTGGCAGGCGTTTTCGCCCGGGTGCTGACCATTCCCCGCTGGGTTCTGGTACCTGCCATCGCGGTCCTGTCCTTCGTCGGTGTCTATCAGCTGCATTCCGACCTGGCGGCGATATATCTGATGCTGATCATCGGTATTGTCGGCTACCTGCTGCGCAAGCTGGGCTTTTCGCTGGCACCGATCATCCTTGGCTACGTGCTGGGCGGACTGATGGAAGACAACTTACGCCGTGCACTGGCCATCAGTGGGGGAGACACGAGCATCCTGTGGCAATCCGGCATCTCGTTATTCCTGTGGATTGCTGCCACCGCACTGCTGGTGCTGCCCTGGTTGTTGCCCAAGCTCATGGCAGGACGCAAGGCCGGCAATGCTTGA
- a CDS encoding AbrB family transcriptional regulator, with the protein MSPPSPIAMSGILRYIPTLVLGGLGGFVAYYLNMPLPWLLGALITTTAVSLAGIRLGSPGRVRKAVLVVIGVMLGSAFAPGVASDFAAWSGSLIIMLIATASMMVVAVWFSHRIAGHSLDTAIYAGAPGGLSSLLPMAQEAGADLRAVGMTHAVRILVLLVSIPPLLNLIGHVDISASRSNASQWLSFPGLEDTGWLAGAAVVGVVIGRLLRLPNPLLFGPALASSVLHLSGTTHAVLPPALIALAQVIIGTSVGVRFVGVTLREMARQLGLALIQAIMLTLLAVAAAWIGHELTGYSVAAALIAYMPGGAPELSLVALALNIEPAFVTSHHLLRITVLLITLPLLVGWLTPRVAR; encoded by the coding sequence ATGTCGCCCCCTTCGCCCATCGCCATGTCTGGCATCCTGCGTTATATCCCCACTCTGGTACTGGGTGGCCTGGGGGGATTCGTTGCCTACTACTTGAATATGCCTCTGCCTTGGCTGCTGGGCGCGCTGATCACGACGACAGCCGTCAGTCTTGCCGGTATTCGCCTCGGTTCTCCAGGACGTGTGCGCAAGGCAGTGCTGGTGGTCATTGGCGTGATGCTGGGATCTGCCTTCGCCCCCGGCGTGGCCAGTGATTTCGCAGCCTGGTCAGGTAGCCTGATCATCATGCTGATCGCGACCGCCAGCATGATGGTAGTCGCGGTCTGGTTCTCCCACCGGATTGCCGGACATTCGCTGGATACCGCCATTTATGCAGGGGCTCCAGGTGGCCTGTCATCCCTGTTGCCCATGGCGCAGGAAGCCGGTGCCGACCTGCGTGCAGTGGGCATGACACATGCCGTGCGCATCCTTGTGCTGCTGGTGTCCATTCCGCCATTGCTCAATCTGATTGGCCACGTGGATATCAGCGCGAGTCGCAGCAATGCCAGCCAATGGCTCAGTTTTCCGGGACTGGAGGATACCGGCTGGCTTGCAGGTGCTGCCGTGGTGGGTGTCGTCATCGGCCGTCTGCTGCGCTTGCCCAACCCACTACTGTTCGGCCCGGCCCTCGCCTCCTCTGTCCTCCACCTGAGCGGTACCACCCATGCCGTGTTACCTCCTGCCCTGATCGCCTTGGCTCAGGTGATCATTGGTACTTCGGTGGGCGTACGCTTTGTCGGTGTCACGCTGAGAGAAATGGCCAGGCAACTTGGCCTGGCCCTGATACAGGCAATAATGCTTACCTTGCTGGCCGTGGCGGCAGCATGGATCGGGCATGAGCTAACCGGCTATTCTGTGGCAGCGGCCTTGATTGCCTACATGCCAGGCGGGGCTCCCGAGCTCAGCCTGGTCGCCCTGGCGCTCAATATCGAGCCAGCCTTTGTCACCTCGCACCATCTGTTGAGAATCACGGTACTACTGATCACCCTGCCGCTATTGGTCGGTTGGTTGACACCCAGGGTCGCCCGCTAG
- the xseA gene encoding exodeoxyribonuclease VII large subunit, with product MNDAPQDILSVSDLNRRARQALEANIEECWVEGELSGVSRPSSGHVYFTLKDDRAQVRAVLFRTRGRFVSTPMRDGDLVRVRGRISLFEPRGDYQLIVEAVQAAGIGALLAALEALKTKLAGEGVFTNDRSLPYPPRHLLVLSSATGAAIRDVLAVLRARWPLVNVTLIPVPVQGSEAAPAMISALGLLNRQSTLDPQQDVVLITRGGGSLEDLWAFNDEHLARAIHHSRLPVMAAVGHEIDSSIADLAADASAPTPSAAAERLVPMRDTMLQRLSQLEVQMIRAQRRRLEVESQRLDHLRLRLRHPGEHLQRQHQTLLQLQRRLQRAMQDTLDRCSRSHHELAHRLRLRSPQATLHEARTRLQRLEQRLINAQHHALERHREQLASRMRQLHAVSPLAVLGRGYAILADDAGRVIRSANQTRPGEVLDARLGEGELTLTVSAVRSEPRA from the coding sequence ATGAACGATGCCCCTCAGGACATTCTCTCTGTCAGCGACCTCAATCGTCGTGCTCGCCAGGCCCTGGAAGCCAACATCGAGGAATGCTGGGTCGAGGGGGAGCTGTCTGGTGTTTCTCGGCCGTCATCAGGCCATGTCTACTTCACCCTCAAGGACGACCGAGCCCAGGTGCGTGCCGTGCTGTTTCGCACCCGCGGCCGCTTTGTGTCGACGCCGATGCGCGATGGCGACCTGGTTCGCGTGCGTGGACGGATCTCGCTGTTCGAACCGCGGGGAGACTATCAACTGATCGTGGAAGCGGTACAGGCGGCGGGGATTGGGGCTCTGCTTGCGGCTCTCGAGGCACTCAAGACCAAGCTGGCCGGGGAAGGTGTGTTTACCAATGACCGCTCTCTGCCATACCCACCGCGCCACCTGTTGGTACTGAGTTCAGCCACCGGTGCTGCCATTCGCGATGTCCTGGCCGTCCTGCGAGCACGCTGGCCACTGGTCAATGTCACTCTGATTCCGGTGCCCGTACAGGGTAGCGAGGCAGCTCCAGCCATGATTTCTGCGCTGGGCCTGCTCAACCGGCAGTCGACACTGGATCCCCAGCAGGATGTCGTGTTGATCACACGCGGAGGCGGGAGCCTGGAGGACCTCTGGGCCTTCAACGATGAGCATCTCGCCCGGGCCATCCACCACTCACGCCTCCCGGTCATGGCCGCGGTAGGCCATGAGATCGACTCCAGCATCGCCGACCTGGCCGCTGATGCCAGTGCTCCCACGCCTTCTGCCGCGGCCGAGCGTCTGGTCCCCATGCGTGACACCATGCTCCAGCGCTTGAGCCAGCTTGAAGTCCAGATGATTCGCGCACAGCGCAGGCGTCTGGAGGTCGAAAGCCAACGCCTGGATCATCTTCGCCTTCGCCTGCGCCATCCAGGTGAGCACCTGCAGCGCCAGCACCAAACACTGCTCCAACTGCAACGCCGCCTGCAGCGCGCCATGCAGGATACGCTCGACCGTTGTTCCCGCTCCCATCACGAACTCGCCCACCGCCTGCGCTTGCGCTCCCCTCAAGCGACATTGCATGAGGCCCGCACCCGACTGCAACGCCTCGAGCAACGCTTGATCAATGCACAGCACCATGCCCTGGAACGCCATCGCGAGCAGTTGGCTTCGCGCATGCGCCAGCTACATGCCGTCAGCCCGCTCGCAGTCCTTGGTCGCGGCTATGCCATCCTTGCAGACGACGCTGGCCGAGTGATCCGCTCAGCGAATCAGACTCGGCCAGGTGAAGTGCTCGACGCCCGGTTGGGCGAAGGGGAATTGACGCTGACGGTCAGTGCTGTACGTTCTGAGCCCCGGGCTTGA
- the glrR gene encoding two-component system response regulator GlrR, with product MKHVATTPSAKISAHILLVDDDVSLLKLLGMRLESRGYRVTTAESGRDALKRLDEARPDLVLSDLRMDEMDGMALFQEIQRRMPGLPVIILTAHGSIPDAVSATRQGVFSFLTKPVDRDELFGAIDDALAHLTNTGEGDDSWRDEIITRSPEMERILEQARMVAGSDVSVLITGPSGSGKELLANAIHKASSRADKPFVAINCGALPEQLLESELFGHARGAFTGAISEHGGLFQAADGGTLFLDEIGDMPLSLQVKLLRVLQERQVRPLGSTSSIPVDVRVLSATHRDLDQAMHEGEFREDLYYRLNVVNLKLPPLKDRAEDVPLLVKHLVAQAASRHKPFVKGFSPEAMNLLATSSWPGNVRQLVNVVEQCVALSSAPMIPEALVAQALVAEDNALPTFNDARAGFERSYLVKVLKITEGNVTQAARIAGRNRTDFYKLLSRHELEPSAFKPGAQNVQH from the coding sequence ATGAAACACGTTGCAACGACGCCAAGCGCTAAGATATCGGCCCACATTCTGCTGGTTGACGATGATGTCAGCTTGCTCAAACTGTTGGGTATGCGCCTGGAAAGCCGTGGCTATCGTGTGACCACGGCGGAGAGCGGACGTGATGCTCTGAAGCGGCTGGATGAGGCGCGTCCGGACCTGGTGCTGTCCGACCTGCGTATGGATGAAATGGATGGCATGGCGTTGTTTCAGGAAATTCAGCGTCGTATGCCAGGCCTGCCCGTCATCATCCTGACGGCTCATGGCTCTATTCCCGATGCCGTCAGTGCCACGCGTCAGGGAGTCTTCAGCTTTCTGACCAAGCCGGTGGATCGCGATGAGTTGTTCGGTGCCATTGACGATGCCTTGGCGCATTTGACCAATACCGGTGAGGGTGATGACAGTTGGCGGGATGAAATCATCACCCGTAGCCCGGAAATGGAACGCATCCTGGAACAGGCCCGCATGGTGGCAGGTTCTGATGTCAGTGTTCTGATCACTGGCCCTTCCGGGTCGGGCAAGGAACTGCTGGCCAATGCCATCCATAAAGCAAGCTCAAGGGCCGACAAGCCATTCGTTGCCATCAACTGTGGCGCCTTGCCTGAGCAACTGCTGGAAAGTGAGTTGTTCGGTCACGCCCGAGGGGCGTTTACCGGCGCGATCAGTGAACATGGCGGACTGTTCCAGGCAGCCGATGGCGGTACTCTGTTCCTTGACGAAATCGGTGACATGCCGCTGTCGCTACAGGTCAAGCTGTTGCGTGTCCTGCAGGAGCGACAAGTGCGCCCGTTGGGTTCGACCTCTTCCATACCGGTGGATGTGCGCGTGCTGTCTGCGACACACCGCGATCTGGATCAGGCCATGCACGAAGGGGAGTTTCGCGAGGATCTTTACTACCGCCTCAATGTCGTCAACTTGAAGTTGCCGCCATTGAAGGATCGTGCCGAGGATGTGCCGCTACTGGTCAAGCACCTGGTCGCCCAGGCCGCTTCGCGCCACAAGCCTTTCGTCAAGGGCTTTTCCCCGGAGGCCATGAACCTGCTGGCGACCAGTTCCTGGCCCGGTAATGTGCGTCAACTGGTCAATGTGGTCGAGCAGTGCGTGGCACTGTCCAGTGCTCCGATGATTCCTGAAGCTCTGGTGGCTCAGGCGCTCGTGGCAGAAGATAACGCGCTGCCTACCTTCAATGATGCCCGTGCCGGTTTTGAACGCAGTTATCTGGTCAAGGTGCTGAAGATTACCGAAGGCAATGTGACGCAAGCCGCACGGATCGCCGGACGTAATCGCACCGACTTCTACAAGCTGTTGTCGCGTCATGAACTGGAGCCTTCTGCCTTCAAGCCCGGGGCTCAGAACGTACAGCACTGA
- a CDS encoding sensor histidine kinase, whose product MTSAASRRWRPRSLLQLVLLAFVVVMLPLGVLMYQAGQALSEWSRLAEVSARQAVVETRRARTLSSLAVEIERGARQYAVVQQQSLLDIYDERLEEFRQLLTQQRLLLVDEEHVVALEKLLDDLATLPKLDAEAYEKALGWFEPFSKNVEGMRKATNLRIDERLDDIRERAIQVQRRLWWQTAALVTSSLLLMLLFTRLITRPVRQLERRILGIGTGRAGQEDGKVKRVQGPAELVVLGERLDWLTMRLEELEAQKQQFLRHMSHELKTPLASVREGTALLSDGVVGELTEQQHEVLRLLDASGGELQRLIEQLLDYNLIQHSRNAEIERLDMATVVSEVLAKHRLALQSKEMRVEAFPGPLNWFADHQATARVLDNLISNAIAYGEDGGELVIRAKALHDRLELEVANSGDPIAKQDRPHLFEAFYQGQAKRKGALKGSGIGLSVAADCARLQGGALALVDDSDLAVCFRLTLPANEGSKAAQQSRQLQQSRHEPASSGKDARNLTL is encoded by the coding sequence ATGACTTCTGCTGCCTCGCGCCGATGGCGCCCCCGTTCACTGTTGCAATTAGTATTGTTGGCCTTTGTCGTGGTCATGCTTCCTCTTGGCGTGCTGATGTACCAGGCAGGCCAGGCGTTATCCGAGTGGTCGCGATTAGCCGAAGTCAGTGCACGCCAGGCTGTGGTAGAAACCCGCCGTGCGCGGACATTGAGTTCGCTGGCGGTGGAAATAGAACGTGGTGCGCGTCAGTACGCAGTGGTTCAGCAACAGAGCCTGCTCGATATCTATGACGAGCGACTGGAAGAGTTTCGTCAGTTGCTTACCCAGCAGCGTTTGCTGCTGGTAGATGAAGAGCATGTGGTAGCCCTGGAAAAGTTGCTGGATGACTTGGCGACATTGCCGAAGCTTGATGCAGAAGCCTATGAGAAGGCCCTGGGCTGGTTCGAACCGTTCTCGAAAAACGTAGAGGGCATGCGCAAGGCCACCAACCTTCGCATTGATGAGCGCCTGGATGATATTCGTGAACGGGCCATACAGGTGCAACGACGCCTGTGGTGGCAAACGGCTGCGCTGGTAACGTCCAGTCTGCTGCTGATGCTGTTATTCACCCGCTTGATCACTCGTCCTGTGCGACAGCTCGAGCGTCGTATTCTGGGCATTGGCACCGGTCGTGCCGGTCAAGAGGATGGAAAAGTGAAGCGGGTGCAAGGGCCTGCAGAACTGGTGGTGCTTGGCGAGCGGCTCGACTGGCTGACAATGCGACTCGAGGAGCTGGAAGCGCAGAAGCAGCAATTCCTGCGCCATATGTCACATGAATTGAAAACACCTCTTGCCAGTGTGAGGGAAGGTACGGCGTTGCTGTCTGATGGCGTGGTCGGAGAGTTGACCGAACAACAGCATGAAGTTCTCAGATTGCTGGATGCCAGCGGAGGAGAGCTGCAGCGCCTTATCGAGCAACTGCTTGACTATAATTTGATACAGCACTCACGCAATGCCGAGATTGAGCGTCTCGACATGGCCACTGTCGTGAGTGAGGTGTTAGCCAAGCATCGTCTGGCTCTCCAGTCGAAGGAGATGCGCGTCGAGGCTTTTCCCGGGCCTCTCAACTGGTTCGCTGACCATCAGGCGACAGCCCGAGTGCTGGACAACCTGATATCCAATGCCATCGCATATGGTGAGGATGGTGGAGAGCTGGTGATTCGCGCCAAAGCCTTGCATGACCGCTTGGAACTGGAAGTTGCCAATAGTGGCGACCCTATTGCGAAGCAGGATCGTCCTCATCTGTTCGAGGCGTTCTATCAGGGTCAGGCAAAGCGCAAGGGCGCATTGAAGGGCTCCGGAATAGGCCTTTCCGTGGCTGCCGACTGCGCCCGCCTGCAAGGCGGAGCATTGGCCCTGGTGGATGACTCCGATCTCGCGGTCTGCTTTCGCTTGACGCTGCCTGCCAATGAGGGAAGCAAGGCAGCACAGCAATCACGACAATTGCAACAATCACGACATGAGCCCGCGTCGTCGGGCAAGGACGCAAGGAACCTGACCTTATGA